The following are from one region of the Erwinia billingiae Eb661 genome:
- the fliL gene encoding flagellar basal body-associated protein FliL produces MTDKKAKSGKRKLLIPLLLLVTVVACSVAGYMVWHMMKSPADSAKAEKPAVPVAPVFYALDTFTVNLINPDNDPDRVLYVGFTLRLPDEDTRRRINDYLPEVRSRLLLLLSRQDASALSSEQGKQELMKQIKAVLAPPLVQGEPQQVVNDVLFTAFILR; encoded by the coding sequence ATGACTGATAAGAAAGCCAAAAGCGGCAAACGTAAGCTCCTGATACCCCTGTTACTGCTCGTAACAGTGGTTGCTTGCAGCGTGGCGGGCTATATGGTCTGGCACATGATGAAGTCCCCTGCTGACAGTGCGAAGGCTGAAAAACCTGCCGTGCCTGTCGCACCGGTCTTCTATGCGCTGGACACCTTCACCGTTAACTTAATCAATCCAGACAACGATCCCGATCGGGTGCTGTATGTTGGCTTTACGCTGCGTCTGCCTGACGAAGACACCCGTCGTCGCATTAACGACTATCTGCCGGAAGTTCGCAGCCGTCTGCTTTTGTTGCTCTCCCGCCAGGACGCTTCCGCGTTGAGCAGCGAGCAGGGCAAACAGGAACTGATGAAACAAATCAAAGCTGTACTGGCACCACCGCTGGTACAAGGTGAACCTCAGCAGGTTGTGAACGATGTTCTGTTCACTGCCTTTATCCTGAGGTAG
- the fliP gene encoding flagellar type III secretion system pore protein FliP (The bacterial flagellar biogenesis protein FliP forms a type III secretion system (T3SS)-type pore required for flagellar assembly.): protein MKRFLPLLALFLLIAPDVHAQLPGLMSHPTANGGQSWSLPVQTLVFITSLTFLPAILLMMTSFTRIIIVFGLLRNALGTPSAPPNQVLLGLALFLTFFIMGPVFDKIYQDAYLPFSQDKISMQDAIDKGAQPLREFMLRQTREADLALFARLSNSPPLQGPEAVPMRILLPAYVTSELKTAFQIGFTVFIPFLIIDLVVASVLMALGMMMVPPATISLPFKLMLFVLVDGWSLLVSSLAQSFYS from the coding sequence ATGAAACGCTTTCTTCCTCTGCTGGCGCTGTTTTTACTGATCGCGCCTGATGTGCACGCGCAGCTGCCTGGCCTGATGAGCCACCCAACCGCCAACGGCGGCCAGAGTTGGTCATTACCGGTACAGACGCTGGTCTTCATCACCTCGCTGACCTTCCTGCCCGCCATCCTGCTGATGATGACCAGCTTCACCCGCATCATTATCGTGTTTGGCCTGCTGCGTAACGCACTGGGCACGCCGTCCGCACCGCCGAACCAGGTGCTGCTCGGTCTGGCGCTGTTCCTGACCTTCTTTATTATGGGTCCAGTGTTCGACAAAATTTACCAGGATGCTTATCTGCCGTTCAGTCAGGACAAGATCAGCATGCAGGATGCGATTGATAAAGGGGCACAGCCGCTGCGTGAGTTTATGCTGCGCCAGACCCGTGAAGCCGACCTTGCGCTGTTTGCCCGTCTCTCCAACTCCCCGCCATTGCAGGGACCGGAAGCCGTGCCGATGCGTATTCTGTTACCCGCCTATGTCACCAGCGAATTGAAAACGGCTTTCCAGATTGGTTTTACCGTGTTTATCCCGTTTTTGATTATCGACCTGGTGGTTGCCAGCGTACTGATGGCGCTGGGGATGATGATGGTGCCACCGGCCACTATCTCACTGCCCTTTAAGCTGATGCTGTTTGTATTAGTTGACGGCTGGTCGCTGTTGGTCAGCTCGCTGGCGCAAAGTTTTTACAGTTAA
- the fliQ gene encoding flagellar biosynthesis protein FliQ produces the protein MTPESVMVIGHDAMQVALAVAAPLLLAALVSGLIISLLQAATQINEQTLSFIPKILAVVATMVIAGPWMLNLVLDYMRTLFTNLPYMIG, from the coding sequence ATGACACCTGAATCGGTTATGGTTATCGGGCACGATGCAATGCAGGTTGCCCTGGCGGTTGCTGCCCCACTGCTGCTGGCCGCGTTGGTCAGCGGTCTGATTATCAGCCTGCTGCAGGCGGCGACCCAGATCAACGAACAGACCCTCTCTTTTATCCCGAAAATCCTCGCGGTTGTCGCCACTATGGTGATCGCCGGGCCGTGGATGCTGAATCTGGTACTCGACTATATGCGTACCCTGTTCACTAACCTCCCGTATATGATCGGTTAA
- the fliN gene encoding flagellar motor switch protein FliN has protein sequence MSDTNKPSEDDISADDLWADAMNEQASTPSSEGVFKSLESNDITGSLQDIDLIMDIPVKLTVELGRTKMTIKELLRLTQGSVVSLEGLAGEPLDILINGYLIAQGEVVVVADKYGVRITDIITPTERMRRLSR, from the coding sequence ATGAGTGATACGAATAAGCCGTCCGAAGACGACATCTCCGCGGACGACCTGTGGGCTGACGCGATGAATGAGCAAGCTAGCACGCCGTCTTCTGAAGGGGTGTTTAAATCTCTGGAGAGCAACGATATCACCGGTTCGCTGCAGGATATCGATCTGATTATGGACATCCCGGTCAAACTGACCGTGGAGCTCGGCCGCACCAAAATGACCATTAAAGAGCTGCTGCGTCTGACTCAGGGTTCCGTGGTCTCACTGGAAGGCCTGGCGGGCGAGCCGCTGGATATCCTGATCAACGGCTATCTGATTGCGCAGGGTGAAGTGGTGGTGGTGGCCGATAAATACGGCGTGCGTATCACCGACATCATCACCCCGACCGAACGTATGCGTCGTCTGAGCCGCTAA
- the fliO gene encoding flagellar biosynthetic protein FliO: MKTGSLQPIPAGQPAVSTGSMLTQVSSVLAVIILLILACAWIAKRFGFTPKRGIRGQSSLTVSASCQVGQRERVVIVDVEDARLVLGVTGQQITHLHTLPPKPQQENPEPPAATADFRQVLQSLLKRPGKP, from the coding sequence ATGAAGACCGGTTCACTCCAGCCAATACCAGCAGGTCAGCCTGCTGTGTCCACCGGTTCGATGCTGACGCAGGTCAGCAGCGTGCTGGCGGTGATTATCCTGCTGATCCTGGCCTGTGCCTGGATAGCAAAACGCTTTGGCTTTACGCCGAAACGCGGCATTCGCGGGCAAAGCAGCCTGACCGTCAGCGCCAGTTGCCAGGTTGGCCAGCGCGAACGCGTGGTGATTGTCGACGTGGAAGATGCCCGTTTGGTGCTGGGTGTGACCGGTCAACAGATTACCCATTTACATACCCTGCCGCCTAAACCGCAGCAGGAAAATCCGGAGCCTCCGGCTGCGACGGCAGACTTCCGTCAGGTGTTACAGTCCCTACTCAAACGCCCCGGTAAGCCATAA
- the fliR gene encoding flagellar biosynthetic protein FliR → MINIDSSQLVFWISQLFWPLARVLALIMTAPLLSEKSISKKVKIGLGVMITYVLLPSLPPTNVTLFSVGGFWLLIQQILIGVAIGFTMQFAFAAVRTAGEVIGLQMGLSFATFFDPASRLNMPVLARFLDMLAMLLFLSFNGHLWLISMVADSFHTLPIGGDPINGNAFLALTKAASLIFLNGLRLALPLITLLLTLNLALGLLNRVAPQLSVFAIGFPVTLSIGIIFISLMMPLLAPFCEHLFSEVFDLLASVLSEMPAR, encoded by the coding sequence ATGATTAACATCGACAGCAGTCAGCTGGTGTTCTGGATCAGCCAACTCTTCTGGCCGCTGGCGCGTGTACTGGCGTTGATCATGACCGCGCCACTGCTGAGCGAGAAATCCATCAGCAAGAAAGTGAAAATCGGCCTCGGCGTGATGATCACTTACGTTTTGCTGCCTTCTTTACCGCCGACAAACGTGACGCTGTTCTCAGTTGGCGGATTCTGGCTGTTGATTCAGCAAATTCTGATTGGTGTGGCGATAGGTTTTACGATGCAATTCGCCTTCGCTGCGGTGCGGACGGCGGGAGAAGTGATTGGTTTGCAAATGGGACTGTCCTTTGCCACGTTCTTCGATCCGGCCAGCCGTTTGAACATGCCGGTACTGGCACGATTTCTCGATATGCTGGCCATGCTGCTGTTTTTGTCCTTCAACGGACACCTCTGGCTGATCTCGATGGTTGCCGACAGTTTTCACACCTTGCCAATCGGCGGCGATCCGATCAACGGCAATGCTTTCCTTGCCCTGACCAAAGCGGCCAGTCTAATTTTCCTTAACGGTCTGCGATTAGCGCTACCGTTGATAACTCTGCTCCTCACCCTTAACCTGGCACTGGGTTTGTTAAACCGTGTTGCACCTCAACTGTCGGTTTTCGCTATTGGCTTCCCGGTCACCTTATCTATAGGGATCATCTTCATTAGCCTGATGATGCCCCTCCTCGCCCCATTCTGTGAGCATTTGTTCAGTGAAGTGTTTGATTTACTCGCCAGTGTACTCAGCGAGATGCCCGCCAGATAA
- the fliM gene encoding flagellar motor switch protein FliM — protein sequence MGDSILSQAEIDALLNGDSDSAAEETTTSKGDNDIRPYDPNTQRRMVRERLQALEIINERFARSYRMALFNLLRRSPDITVGAIKIQPYHEFARNLPVPTNLNLIHLKPLRGTALVVFSPSLVFIAVDNLFGGDGRFPTKVEGREFTATEQRVIRRMLKLALEGYSEAWKPIYPLDVEYVRSEMQVKFTNITTSPNDIVITTPFQVEIGNLVGEFNICIPFSMIEPLRETLVNPPLENSRQEDQNWRDTLVKQVQHSELELIANFGEVSMRISRLLALKPGDVLPIEKPDRIIAHVDGVPVLTSQYGTLNGQYALRVEHLINPILNSMNEEQPDE from the coding sequence ATGGGCGACAGCATTCTCTCACAAGCGGAAATCGACGCACTGCTCAATGGCGACAGCGACAGTGCGGCAGAAGAAACCACCACCAGCAAGGGCGATAACGACATTCGTCCGTATGATCCTAATACCCAGCGTCGCATGGTTCGCGAACGTCTGCAGGCGCTGGAGATCATCAACGAACGTTTTGCCCGCTCTTATCGCATGGCGTTGTTTAACCTGCTGCGCCGCAGCCCGGACATCACGGTAGGGGCGATTAAAATTCAGCCTTACCATGAGTTTGCCCGTAACCTGCCGGTGCCGACCAACCTGAACTTGATCCACCTGAAGCCGCTGCGCGGTACGGCGTTGGTGGTGTTCTCGCCAAGCCTGGTGTTTATCGCCGTGGATAACCTGTTTGGCGGTGACGGTCGTTTCCCGACAAAAGTGGAAGGCCGCGAGTTTACCGCGACCGAACAGCGGGTGATCCGCCGCATGCTGAAACTGGCCCTTGAAGGCTACAGCGAAGCGTGGAAGCCGATTTATCCGCTGGACGTAGAGTATGTGCGCTCAGAAATGCAGGTGAAGTTCACCAACATCACCACCTCGCCGAACGATATCGTGATCACCACGCCGTTCCAGGTCGAGATTGGTAACCTGGTCGGCGAGTTCAATATCTGTATCCCGTTCAGCATGATTGAGCCACTGCGTGAAACGCTGGTCAATCCACCGCTGGAGAACTCCCGTCAGGAAGACCAGAACTGGCGCGACACGCTGGTGAAGCAGGTTCAGCACTCCGAACTGGAGCTGATTGCCAACTTTGGTGAAGTGTCGATGCGCATTTCCCGTCTGCTGGCGCTGAAGCCAGGTGACGTTTTACCGATTGAAAAGCCGGACCGCATCATCGCCCATGTCGACGGCGTGCCGGTGTTAACCAGCCAGTACGGCACCCTTAACGGGCAGTACGCGCTGCGTGTGGAACATCTGATTAACCCGATTTTGAATTCGATGAACGAGGAACAGCCCGATGAGTGA